The Gouania willdenowi chromosome 7, fGouWil2.1, whole genome shotgun sequence genome includes a window with the following:
- the LOC114467616 gene encoding secreted frizzled-related protein 5 has product MAHFFTRIFSHSDSLLFFLLLAGPYSPFVVNAGRVQAGLEGQTRADGGLQSRVRGKSRIRPSIAGQSWIGLGPGNPTGQTADGWWDTHESTHYESTLSMAEGRLWEPRSSSRCIPIPPAMALCHNIGYDTMRTPNLLGHESLAEAVQQSTSWLPLLARECHPDARVFLCSLFAPICLDRFVSPCRSLCESVRDSCAPIMNCYGYPWPEILRCDQYPADHLMCISSITNTTADSGGRRAPQASCQDCELEQASSSKDTLEIFCRSDFVVKLRLTRLKYSPISLSQFSLAAKLDVLKHGPLLGGEIRSRIELWLERDATCVRNMTRQHPQGGTFLVTGRVQGERLVVDRAYAWQRREKNLVAAARKWKRHRCRS; this is encoded by the exons ATGGCTCACTTTTTCACCAGGATATTTTCCCATTCAGACTCCCTATTATTTTTCCTTCTCCTCGCTGGGCCTTACAGTCCCTTTGTAGTCAATGCTGGTAGAGTACAGGCAGGGCTGGAAGGACAGACGAGGGCAGACGGAGGGCTTCAATCCAGAGTACGGGGAAAGAGCAGAATTAGGCCAAGTATTGCAGGCCAAAGTTGGATTGGATTGGGACCAGGAAATCCAACAGGGCAGACAGCTGACGGTTGGTGGGACACGCATGAGTCAACTCATTATGAATCCACACTATCTATGGCTGAAGGAAGGCTATGGGAACCCCGCAGCTCCTCTCGCTGCATTCCCATCCCACCGGCCATGGCCTTGTGCCACAACATTGGCTACGACACGATGAGAACGCCCAACCTATTGGGCCACGAGTCTCTGGCTGAGGCTGTGCAGCAAAGTACCAGTTGGTTGCCACTGCTGGCCAGAGAGTGCCATCCTGATGCTCGAGTCTTCCTCTGTTCTCTCTTTGCTCCCATTTGCCTCGACAG GTTTGTATCACCCTGCAGAAGTTTATGTGAATCTGTGCGAGACAGCTGTGCACCAATCATGAACTGCTATGGCTACCCTTGGCCTGAAATTCTGCGGTGTGACCAATATCCTGCAGACCACCTCATGTGCATCTCCTCCATCACCAACACCACTGCAGATAGCGGAGGCCGCAGAG CACCTCAGGCGAGCTGCCAGGATTGTGAGCTGGAGCAGGCGTCCTCCTCGAAAGACACCCTGGAAATATTTTGTCGGAGTGATTTTG TTGTGAAATTGCGTCTGACGAGGCTCAAATACAGTCCCATTAGTCTGTCCCAGTTCTCTCTGGCTGCTAAACTGGACGTCCTGAAGCACGGACCTTTGCTCGGTGGAGAGATACGCTCACGCATTGAGCTGTGGCTGGAAAGGGACGCCACCTGTGTGAGGAACATGACAAGGCAACACCCTCAAGGCGGCACGTTCTTGGTGACAGGAAGAGTGCAGGGTGAGCGCCTGGTGGTGGACAGGGCGTACGCCTGGCAGAGACGGGAAAAGAACTTGGTGGCTGCGGCACGCAAATGGAAACGTCACCGTTGCAGGAGCTGA